One Roseimicrobium gellanilyticum DNA window includes the following coding sequences:
- a CDS encoding AAA family ATPase, producing the protein MPEVSATLHLVTRTLEDSAEGASQLFIEFLLFPGLSTLAHRERRARFALLDVGEELLKALPLDEISRRVVLGEPEMTTVELSVIPGKRTEAWKEAMDIRLDALVWEQSGQMIAVLPALSISVIAPSRNALPDMLKEHALSAIKRDGWNTSHLQMALLQRGDFKLQSIPWTPSLESARDRWKRLNATEKATDVVEQLCTRMEEPFLAQAYEVQTTLAHLARLLSLPDKPSILLVGPGGVGKTALVQELVLRRGDHKLGEKAFYRSSGSRLIAGACGFGMWQKRCRDLVESAKQRPVIFFLGNLFELMNVGQSSAGSESIASFLRPYLIRRDIQVIVECTPEQMAVIEKNDPRLSEAFRIMKVEEPSREAEQAILLSTSIKMGRDRGRFTREALQRIAALHHRFMGYAAFPGAPLRFMQRLHEGAEKNTLIEEAEVFAAFSSETGMPRHLLDPQQPLDLAATRAWFQRRVQGQDAAVEVITSVIAQLKAGLTRPGRPLASLLFTGPTGTGKTEMAKALAEFLFQSPERMIRLDMSEYGQPWSAQRLVNGSHGGKEGILTAAVREQPFNVLLLDEFEKADAAVFDLLLQVLGEARLTDAAGRTADFSNCVVIMTSNLGAQEYSRGRLGFDVSGSGLQDAVEHFTSAVQKALRPEMFNRIDRIVPYRPLSEEVVLSLTRREVDAVSLRSGFASRKLRLEVSEPLLRHLAAKGYDPRYGARPLKRRIAEELLAPLSDKVMHTHGPYSIQAELGPDGRPAIEVIRPDWSTREVTSEAAHFSRSDLQSRTFDAARLRRAYQRLLISTMTNGLRGKVRLLEQKLRAQRMKDRASRRSKNTWMGHDPELDRLKTCLTQMQNEANTQFAREEALIVALHQDQLEILRAREPLTMTGWEDLVLEAYALWQPPPKRLIFFMRGQPGSELFDFARVYHDVAASLKASVRVGLFYKKTPARLLTEDGLHVLADSPPSVKEQATLWTKDVESVSAIALWIEGAHANMHLKHEDGLHLSKSRRKSKEEEAAAKKADTQTKNRQNPVDWACRLEVRVPGENMQHLGQLTVPLQELVGLPDLESGTICRQYDPVKQIVREGSENARKDGRFQEDWLLQSLRAITLGEALA; encoded by the coding sequence ATGCCTGAAGTCTCTGCCACACTGCATCTTGTCACCCGCACCCTGGAAGACAGTGCGGAGGGCGCGTCGCAGCTGTTCATCGAATTCCTGCTATTTCCAGGGCTGTCCACGCTGGCGCATCGCGAGCGGCGCGCGCGTTTCGCTTTGCTTGATGTCGGTGAAGAATTGCTCAAAGCACTGCCCCTTGATGAGATCAGCAGACGGGTGGTGCTCGGCGAGCCCGAGATGACCACCGTGGAACTCTCGGTGATACCAGGCAAACGCACGGAAGCATGGAAGGAGGCGATGGACATCCGGCTCGATGCGCTGGTGTGGGAGCAGAGCGGCCAGATGATCGCGGTGCTTCCCGCTCTGTCGATCTCTGTGATCGCGCCAAGTCGGAATGCCCTCCCCGACATGCTCAAGGAGCATGCGCTCTCCGCCATCAAGCGTGACGGATGGAATACCTCCCACCTGCAGATGGCCCTGCTGCAGCGCGGCGATTTCAAGTTGCAATCCATTCCCTGGACGCCGTCGCTCGAATCCGCACGTGATCGCTGGAAGCGCCTGAACGCCACCGAAAAGGCCACAGATGTGGTAGAGCAGCTTTGCACGCGCATGGAGGAGCCCTTCCTGGCGCAGGCGTATGAGGTGCAGACCACGCTCGCGCACCTTGCGCGTCTGCTCTCGCTCCCGGACAAACCCAGCATTCTGCTGGTGGGCCCCGGCGGCGTGGGCAAGACGGCCCTCGTGCAGGAGCTGGTGCTGCGCAGGGGTGACCATAAGCTTGGTGAGAAAGCCTTCTACCGCAGCAGCGGTTCGCGTTTGATCGCGGGAGCATGCGGCTTTGGCATGTGGCAAAAGCGGTGCCGGGATCTGGTGGAGTCTGCGAAACAAAGACCGGTGATCTTCTTCCTGGGAAACCTCTTTGAGCTGATGAACGTGGGCCAGAGTTCGGCAGGCTCGGAAAGCATTGCGAGTTTCCTGCGCCCCTATCTCATACGCCGGGACATCCAGGTGATCGTGGAGTGCACACCTGAGCAGATGGCCGTGATTGAGAAAAATGACCCACGTCTCAGTGAGGCTTTCCGCATCATGAAAGTAGAGGAGCCCTCACGCGAAGCGGAACAGGCGATCCTGCTCTCCACCTCCATCAAAATGGGGCGTGATCGTGGACGCTTCACGCGCGAGGCCTTGCAACGCATCGCTGCCCTGCATCATCGCTTCATGGGTTACGCCGCCTTCCCCGGAGCACCGCTTCGCTTCATGCAGCGCCTTCACGAAGGTGCGGAGAAGAACACGCTCATTGAAGAGGCAGAGGTGTTCGCCGCCTTCTCCAGTGAAACAGGCATGCCACGCCATCTGCTGGATCCACAACAGCCACTCGACCTCGCGGCTACACGCGCCTGGTTTCAGCGCCGGGTGCAGGGGCAGGACGCCGCCGTGGAAGTCATCACCAGTGTGATTGCGCAGTTGAAGGCGGGACTCACCCGCCCCGGCAGACCGCTGGCATCACTGCTTTTCACCGGACCCACCGGCACGGGCAAGACAGAGATGGCGAAGGCCCTCGCCGAGTTTCTCTTCCAGAGTCCTGAGCGCATGATCCGTCTGGACATGAGCGAATACGGCCAGCCCTGGAGCGCGCAACGCCTGGTGAATGGCAGCCACGGCGGCAAGGAGGGCATCCTTACCGCCGCCGTGCGTGAGCAGCCATTCAACGTGCTGCTGCTGGATGAGTTTGAGAAGGCCGATGCGGCCGTGTTTGATCTGTTGCTCCAAGTACTTGGCGAAGCAAGACTCACCGACGCAGCCGGACGCACGGCGGACTTCAGCAATTGTGTGGTCATCATGACCTCCAACCTCGGTGCGCAGGAATACTCACGTGGGCGATTGGGCTTCGACGTCAGTGGCAGCGGACTCCAGGATGCCGTGGAGCACTTCACCTCCGCAGTGCAGAAGGCGCTGCGCCCTGAAATGTTCAACCGCATTGACCGCATCGTGCCCTACCGACCGCTCTCGGAGGAAGTGGTGCTTTCGCTGACGCGTCGTGAGGTTGATGCCGTGTCTCTCCGCTCCGGTTTTGCCAGCCGCAAGCTGCGTCTGGAGGTGAGCGAACCTTTGCTGCGGCATCTGGCCGCGAAGGGCTACGATCCCCGCTATGGTGCGCGACCGCTGAAACGTCGTATTGCGGAGGAATTGCTCGCTCCTCTTTCCGACAAAGTGATGCACACCCATGGCCCCTACTCGATACAGGCCGAACTCGGGCCGGACGGGCGACCTGCCATCGAAGTCATCCGCCCGGACTGGAGTACACGCGAAGTCACGTCAGAGGCCGCGCACTTTTCGCGCTCGGATCTCCAGTCGCGTACCTTTGATGCAGCCCGCCTCCGTCGGGCATACCAACGTCTGCTGATCTCAACCATGACCAACGGCCTTCGGGGCAAGGTGCGGCTCTTGGAACAGAAGCTGCGGGCGCAACGCATGAAGGACCGCGCCAGCAGGCGCAGCAAGAATACGTGGATGGGTCATGACCCGGAACTGGACCGACTGAAGACCTGTCTCACGCAGATGCAGAACGAAGCCAACACACAATTTGCGAGAGAAGAAGCGCTCATTGTCGCTCTGCATCAGGACCAACTGGAGATCCTCCGCGCCCGCGAACCTCTGACCATGACCGGCTGGGAGGACCTGGTGCTGGAAGCTTATGCGCTCTGGCAGCCTCCGCCGAAGCGATTGATCTTCTTTATGCGGGGACAGCCCGGCTCCGAACTCTTCGACTTCGCACGGGTGTATCATGATGTCGCTGCCTCACTCAAGGCATCTGTGCGTGTCGGTCTCTTCTACAAAAAGACGCCGGCGCGATTGCTGACCGAGGATGGACTCCATGTCCTCGCGGACTCACCTCCCTCCGTGAAAGAACAGGCGACGCTGTGGACCAAGGATGTGGAATCCGTAAGCGCCATCGCCCTCTGGATTGAAGGGGCCCACGCCAACATGCATCTGAAGCATGAGGATGGTCTTCACCTCTCCAAATCACGGCGCAAGTCCAAGGAGGAGGAAGCCGCTGCAAAGAAGGCTGACACCCAGACCAAGAACAGGCAGAACCCGGTCGACTGGGCTTGCCGCCTCGAAGTGCGGGTGCCGGGGGAGAACATGCAGCACCTCGGCCAGCTTACGGTGCCACTGCAGGAATTGGTGGGTCTGCCCGATCTGGAGTCTGGCACCATCTGCCGCCAGTATGATCCCGTGAAGCAGATCGTCCGTGAGGGCTCGGAAAACGCGCGCAAGGATGGCCGGTTTCAGGAGGACTGGCTGCTGCAGTCCTTGCGCGCCATCACACTCGGGGAGGCCCTGGCATGA
- a CDS encoding MFS transporter, producing the protein MSSPHPPHLRRNFWMHCLEGGFYMAGLAFLAPETVLPVFVKNLGGPDWLIALLPVILPAMFALPGLISAPYVEQLHRHKPFVCGFGVLQRLPYLIAGIFMLLAPQAAGFILPVVVLTPIISGLVGGVAVQAWMEMVTRMIPEHLRASGWAIRYLIQGIVGLSAGPVIHWMFTHHPGVQGYAWLHLICFGFLFLSAISQWSMKEAVGTNLLRLPRPSYGTYLRELPGLLKSQPKLKRFILVRFTGTGYLMLVAFLSIHALTVTGRGTADAGHLLLAQMIGALFGNVFAGWWGNRHGGRIVMLFSRVLCLALCVSLPWITNFTGFLVVFFIWGFGVFAERVGDLTFVAELCPHRRRPTYQSIMGFCQAISLMTAVQIGGLLYSATQSFFALVTLCGTFAAISTIVLLTIPEVRIKAKTGHASPALGEDAPMV; encoded by the coding sequence ATGTCGAGCCCTCACCCTCCGCACCTACGCCGCAACTTCTGGATGCACTGCCTGGAGGGCGGGTTCTACATGGCGGGCCTGGCATTCCTGGCACCGGAGACGGTGTTGCCGGTGTTCGTGAAGAACCTCGGCGGGCCCGACTGGCTCATCGCGCTGCTGCCGGTGATCCTTCCAGCCATGTTCGCTCTGCCGGGTTTAATCTCTGCACCGTATGTAGAGCAGCTACACCGGCACAAACCGTTCGTGTGCGGCTTTGGGGTCTTGCAACGCCTGCCTTACCTCATCGCCGGTATCTTCATGCTATTGGCACCGCAGGCGGCGGGCTTCATTCTGCCAGTGGTGGTGCTTACGCCCATCATCTCGGGATTGGTCGGCGGCGTTGCCGTGCAAGCGTGGATGGAAATGGTGACGCGCATGATCCCGGAACATCTGCGTGCCTCCGGCTGGGCCATCCGGTATCTCATCCAGGGGATCGTTGGGCTCTCTGCAGGGCCGGTGATTCACTGGATGTTCACCCATCATCCCGGGGTGCAGGGATATGCGTGGCTCCATCTGATCTGCTTTGGCTTTCTGTTCCTCTCTGCCATCTCGCAGTGGAGCATGAAGGAGGCCGTGGGAACCAATTTGCTCCGGCTCCCCCGACCTTCCTATGGCACCTATCTGCGGGAGCTGCCGGGCCTTCTCAAGTCACAGCCGAAATTGAAACGCTTCATCCTCGTGCGGTTCACCGGCACTGGGTACCTCATGCTGGTGGCCTTCCTGAGCATTCACGCGCTCACGGTGACCGGTCGTGGTACGGCGGACGCGGGGCATCTGCTCCTGGCGCAGATGATTGGAGCGCTCTTCGGAAATGTATTCGCGGGCTGGTGGGGCAATCGGCATGGCGGACGCATCGTGATGCTGTTCTCGCGGGTGCTCTGCCTGGCCCTCTGTGTTTCCCTGCCGTGGATTACGAACTTCACGGGCTTTCTCGTGGTGTTCTTCATCTGGGGTTTCGGTGTCTTCGCTGAGCGAGTGGGAGACCTCACTTTTGTGGCGGAACTGTGTCCGCATCGTCGTCGCCCCACCTATCAATCCATCATGGGCTTCTGCCAGGCCATCAGCCTGATGACTGCAGTTCAGATAGGAGGCTTGCTCTACAGTGCCACGCAGAGCTTCTTCGCGCTGGTCACCCTATGTGGCACATTCGCGGCGATCTCAACCATCGTGCTACTGACCATTCCCGAAGTTCGAATCAAAGCGAAGACCGGACACGCCTCCCCTGCCCTGGGTGAGGACGCGCCGATGGTGTGA
- a CDS encoding carboxypeptidase-like regulatory domain-containing protein, translating to MAADLEPEFPKPPTPIVNYESGRVREFHVTLLDENDQPVASVPVDLYGMRRGGRWPALDDSVSKDHGPWWRFTTNAQGKILARFSVSEKPWGYTVPRDGRFYFVVDIPDGRRAVSPPIFHGVTRKGAHEEEENEWDAHANDEQLFTDETEEVTMHLVKGRTVTGVVVTPDGKPLQGHTISATHDLHIGSHTGAGGEVFMVTAVSDAEGRFKLQNVYPAACSLSMEGEGYWSRTQVALHASGQTSTRWVGGSITLPELSSDTSMHLRIEVAPEAPKYRYFGTVTDASGKPQAGLVVTAGVSHNSTPKTWSDSHNISSATTDASGRWQIQAEGPWVRFFDVRKTESGDSLVNGEDYESDGVGLAAPGEYHFKIKSANSPTKDR from the coding sequence ATGGCTGCCGACTTGGAACCGGAATTCCCCAAGCCCCCCACCCCCATCGTCAACTATGAATCCGGACGAGTGCGCGAATTCCACGTGACACTGCTGGACGAGAATGACCAGCCTGTCGCCAGTGTGCCTGTGGACCTGTACGGCATGCGGCGGGGCGGTCGCTGGCCAGCATTGGACGACTCTGTCTCGAAAGACCACGGGCCCTGGTGGAGATTCACCACAAATGCCCAAGGCAAGATACTCGCCCGCTTTTCAGTCTCTGAAAAACCGTGGGGCTACACGGTGCCTCGTGATGGGAGATTTTACTTTGTGGTGGATATACCAGATGGCCGCCGTGCCGTGAGCCCTCCCATTTTTCACGGCGTGACGCGCAAGGGGGCCCACGAAGAAGAGGAGAATGAATGGGATGCGCATGCGAACGACGAACAGCTCTTCACTGACGAGACAGAGGAGGTCACCATGCACCTAGTGAAGGGGCGCACAGTCACCGGAGTCGTCGTCACCCCTGATGGCAAGCCATTGCAGGGCCACACCATCTCGGCCACCCATGACTTGCACATCGGAAGCCATACAGGCGCCGGTGGAGAAGTGTTCATGGTAACTGCCGTGTCCGATGCCGAAGGAAGATTCAAGCTGCAGAACGTGTACCCCGCAGCCTGTTCACTCTCCATGGAGGGCGAAGGCTACTGGAGCCGCACGCAGGTGGCATTGCATGCTTCAGGCCAGACCTCCACACGCTGGGTGGGCGGCTCCATCACCCTCCCGGAGCTCTCCTCCGATACGAGTATGCACTTGAGGATTGAGGTCGCCCCTGAAGCCCCAAAGTATCGCTACTTCGGCACCGTCACCGACGCGTCTGGTAAACCTCAGGCTGGGCTTGTGGTGACTGCAGGGGTCTCTCACAACTCCACGCCGAAGACTTGGAGTGATTCCCACAATATTAGCAGTGCCACGACAGACGCCTCGGGGCGGTGGCAAATCCAGGCCGAAGGTCCTTGGGTGCGGTTCTTCGATGTCCGCAAAACAGAGTCGGGCGATTCGCTTGTAAATGGAGAAGACTATGAAAGCGACGGTGTGGGGTTGGCGGCTCCCGGCGAATATCACTTCAAAATAAAGTCAGCCAATTCGCCCACGAAGGATCGATGA
- a CDS encoding response regulator transcription factor has translation MPSRTVLVVEDDAAIRRGVQDALQFAGYTTLTAADGKEGARLALTATFDLMLLDLVLPHASGFDILKALRAERPGTPVIILSARGEENDRVRGLRLGADDYVVKPFSVRELLARVDAVLRRAPERQPVQEKAKLPCGTADFATGELRYSDGTRTELSDRERDLLRYFSQNRGRVVSRDELLQHVWRITPNHTETRTVDMHVANLRQKLKDDASAPMLIVTVRGKGYRFDGGNSPAVNGAEVQA, from the coding sequence ATGCCCTCCCGTACCGTACTTGTCGTGGAAGATGACGCCGCCATCCGCCGTGGCGTCCAGGACGCGCTCCAGTTTGCGGGCTATACCACCCTGACTGCCGCCGATGGCAAGGAAGGTGCTCGTCTCGCGCTGACCGCCACCTTTGATCTCATGCTGCTGGATCTCGTGCTGCCGCACGCCAGCGGGTTCGATATCCTCAAAGCCCTGCGCGCCGAGCGTCCCGGCACCCCGGTCATCATCCTTTCCGCGCGAGGTGAGGAGAATGATCGCGTGCGCGGCCTGCGTCTCGGTGCGGATGACTACGTGGTGAAACCCTTCAGTGTGCGTGAACTGCTCGCCCGGGTGGATGCCGTACTGCGCCGCGCGCCGGAGCGCCAGCCGGTGCAGGAGAAGGCAAAACTGCCCTGCGGCACGGCGGACTTTGCCACCGGTGAATTGCGCTACTCGGATGGCACTCGAACCGAACTCTCCGACCGCGAACGTGATCTGCTGAGGTACTTCTCCCAGAACCGTGGTCGCGTCGTCTCGCGGGATGAACTGCTCCAGCACGTGTGGCGTATCACTCCCAATCATACGGAGACCCGCACGGTGGACATGCATGTGGCGAACCTCCGGCAAAAGCTGAAGGATGATGCCTCCGCACCCATGCTCATCGTGACGGTGCGCGGCAAGGGGTATCGCTTTGATGGAGGAAACAGTCCCGCTGTGAATGGAGCGGAAGTCCAGGCATGA
- a CDS encoding sensor histidine kinase codes for MNRPVYTWLVFLGCLALLIGGMGWVTVHTLRLERERQHAAQEAANKERVRLALWRLDFQASTLVIRENARPPEAFRAFHAPEGFFNRDNTEVKKGEVLAPSPLLGVPPDLVMLHFQLDGQGKASSPQAPSGNARTLALQNYLEPGDIQNAETRLQQLRALLAKPGNGARVGAPQVSQSNGARGDLSAAPGAWSNGQMLCAWNSFDSKNMNVVSGTLVLESAAKPTTPPPAPTKALEPNLGQGGYIQQGSLAYENTLRKNAVESQKVETLPQQIQTKEKAMSQVRSKNSTEGKESASSYSFKLPSAPDAKQEAKKHNADITASDLEGTSSAGGFVTGQKPAIAAARQKEQQGVSEKPADRSQMDHALPSQPSNPQMEVAEAKKADMRGTLGSIQQPSFPDPNAQVATNAGTLASNSQIAVNAPVPTLPVAPITAPAAPAAPQEMPHEAPPTTPPPVATAKPLQGFWIEDTLLLTREATLDGARVLQGVWLDWPKLRDQWLAQVSDLFPQAMLVPAPNALPDQPVLDDPLRLASLPVRLVTGPLAVAPSPFWTPMRSALVVAWLCVGLAGLAVGAVLFGTVALSERRAAFVSAVTHELRTPLTTFRLYSEMLASGMVRDEDQKKNYLGTLEAEAGRLSHLVENVLAYARIERGSARAQVESVSIGEVLDRVVPRLRQRAEQAGMEIAVDANEEERKTLLRVDVAALEQILFNLVDNACKYAAPRAADKTIHVQASTKGPLAMLRVRDHGAGIAPQERRRVFRPFHKSADKAAHSAPGVGLGLALCERLSKALGGRLSLEKAPVGSGASFVLELPRV; via the coding sequence ATGAATCGTCCCGTCTACACCTGGCTGGTTTTCCTCGGTTGTCTCGCCCTGCTGATAGGGGGGATGGGGTGGGTGACTGTGCACACGCTGAGACTCGAGCGGGAAAGGCAACATGCGGCCCAAGAAGCGGCGAACAAGGAACGCGTACGCCTTGCCCTGTGGCGGCTCGATTTCCAGGCCAGTACGCTGGTGATTCGTGAGAACGCCCGCCCCCCGGAAGCCTTCCGCGCCTTCCACGCGCCGGAGGGATTCTTCAATCGGGACAACACGGAAGTGAAGAAGGGAGAGGTGCTCGCGCCGTCGCCGCTCCTCGGAGTTCCACCAGATCTGGTGATGCTCCATTTCCAACTTGATGGTCAGGGAAAGGCGAGTTCCCCCCAAGCGCCATCCGGCAATGCGCGGACGTTGGCGCTGCAAAACTATCTGGAGCCGGGAGATATCCAGAATGCGGAGACGCGTCTGCAGCAGCTTCGCGCTCTGTTGGCCAAGCCGGGCAATGGCGCGCGCGTCGGCGCTCCCCAGGTGTCCCAGAGCAATGGTGCGCGTGGCGACCTGAGTGCGGCGCCAGGGGCCTGGAGCAACGGGCAGATGCTGTGCGCGTGGAACTCCTTTGACTCCAAGAATATGAATGTGGTGTCCGGTACGCTGGTCTTGGAGTCCGCTGCCAAACCGACTACACCGCCACCTGCACCGACCAAGGCCTTGGAGCCCAACCTGGGGCAGGGCGGATACATCCAGCAAGGCTCGCTGGCATACGAGAATACCCTCCGCAAAAACGCCGTGGAATCCCAGAAGGTGGAGACGCTGCCCCAGCAGATCCAGACGAAGGAAAAGGCGATGTCGCAGGTGAGGAGCAAGAATTCCACGGAAGGAAAGGAGAGCGCCTCGTCATATTCATTCAAACTTCCTTCTGCTCCTGACGCCAAACAGGAGGCCAAGAAGCACAATGCCGACATCACTGCCTCCGACTTGGAAGGCACCAGCAGCGCCGGAGGGTTTGTAACCGGGCAGAAACCGGCGATCGCCGCAGCGAGGCAGAAGGAGCAACAGGGAGTGTCGGAGAAGCCAGCGGACCGTTCGCAGATGGATCACGCTTTGCCCTCACAACCGTCAAATCCGCAAATGGAGGTCGCGGAAGCCAAGAAGGCCGACATGAGAGGGACGCTCGGTAGCATCCAACAACCCTCGTTTCCGGATCCCAATGCCCAGGTGGCGACCAATGCGGGAACCCTCGCATCCAACTCGCAGATCGCAGTGAATGCGCCTGTCCCTACTTTGCCGGTGGCTCCCATTACGGCACCTGCTGCTCCTGCCGCACCACAGGAAATGCCACATGAAGCGCCGCCGACTACACCGCCGCCTGTTGCTACCGCGAAGCCGCTTCAGGGGTTCTGGATTGAGGATACGCTGCTGCTTACACGCGAGGCCACGCTCGACGGAGCCCGGGTCCTGCAAGGGGTCTGGCTGGACTGGCCAAAGCTGCGTGACCAATGGCTGGCGCAGGTAAGCGACCTTTTCCCTCAGGCGATGCTTGTTCCTGCCCCCAATGCGTTGCCGGACCAGCCAGTGCTCGATGATCCGCTGCGCCTCGCTTCTTTGCCGGTGAGACTGGTGACGGGTCCCCTGGCAGTGGCGCCTTCACCGTTCTGGACGCCCATGCGCTCCGCCCTCGTCGTGGCGTGGCTGTGTGTGGGGCTCGCGGGGCTTGCGGTAGGAGCGGTGCTCTTTGGCACGGTGGCATTGAGCGAGCGCCGCGCCGCCTTCGTCTCCGCCGTTACGCATGAGCTGCGCACCCCCCTCACCACGTTCCGCCTGTATTCGGAGATGCTAGCCAGTGGCATGGTACGGGATGAGGATCAGAAGAAAAACTACCTCGGTACCTTGGAGGCTGAGGCAGGGAGATTGAGCCACCTGGTGGAGAATGTACTCGCCTATGCCCGCATTGAGAGGGGGAGCGCGCGTGCTCAGGTGGAGAGCGTGAGCATTGGAGAGGTGCTGGACCGCGTGGTGCCGCGTTTGCGTCAGCGGGCGGAGCAGGCTGGCATGGAGATCGCCGTGGATGCCAATGAGGAGGAGCGCAAGACGTTGCTGCGTGTGGACGTGGCGGCGCTGGAGCAGATTCTTTTCAACCTCGTGGACAACGCCTGCAAGTACGCCGCACCCCGCGCGGCGGACAAGACCATCCATGTGCAAGCCTCTACCAAAGGTCCGCTCGCCATGCTGCGCGTACGCGATCATGGTGCTGGCATCGCGCCTCAGGAGCGTCGTCGCGTATTCCGCCCCTTCCATAAGAGTGCAGACAAGGCGGCGCACTCCGCTCCGGGTGTGGGTCTGGGACTGGCCTTGTGTGAGCGCCTGAGCAAGGCGCTGGGTGGCCGGCTGAGCCTGGAGAAGGCGCCGGTTGGCAGTGGTGCGAGCTTTGTGTTGGAGCTGCCGCGGGTGTGA
- a CDS encoding zinc-binding metallopeptidase family protein → MKALVENIAKHLAEVWRSPDSPRSGHTYRCQCKRPIFFRNSLCLACKAPLGYDPDLAEVRALLPGPKEGTWLLHGEAPEAPAYRRCANLDTAAGCNWLVPAEHPSDLCVSCRLNRTIPNLSDADNCRYWRSIEIAKRRLVAQLLSLGLPVQSKVEEAPEYGVMFDFLRSPPEGPRVMTCHGNGLITLNVEEADDSVREKTRYEMREPYRTLLGHFRHEIGHYYWDRLISGTQWQDRFRELFGDEREDYAAALRRNYENGPPPDWRDRHISAYASVHPWEDWAECFAHYLHLVDSLNTALGFGMKGEDIEADIEPFKMEDLYDPEDADAKRVLSLVNSWMELVTALNELARSMGQQDFYPFIMSRPVLRKLHFIQLVVKEERNKATA, encoded by the coding sequence ATGAAAGCGCTGGTTGAAAACATCGCAAAACACCTCGCCGAAGTATGGCGCAGCCCCGACAGCCCGAGAAGCGGTCACACGTATCGCTGCCAGTGCAAGCGGCCCATCTTTTTCCGCAACAGCCTGTGCCTCGCCTGCAAGGCGCCACTTGGCTACGACCCTGATCTCGCGGAGGTGCGCGCGCTGCTACCCGGCCCCAAGGAAGGCACCTGGCTGCTGCACGGTGAAGCACCCGAAGCTCCTGCGTACCGGCGTTGTGCGAATCTCGACACGGCCGCTGGCTGCAACTGGCTGGTCCCGGCGGAGCATCCCTCGGATTTGTGTGTGTCCTGCCGGCTGAACCGAACGATCCCGAATCTCTCGGACGCGGACAACTGCCGCTATTGGCGTTCCATTGAGATTGCCAAACGTCGCCTCGTCGCGCAGCTCCTCTCGCTCGGATTGCCAGTTCAATCGAAGGTCGAGGAGGCTCCGGAGTACGGAGTGATGTTCGACTTCCTCCGTTCCCCTCCGGAAGGTCCCCGAGTCATGACCTGCCATGGCAACGGGCTCATCACGCTCAATGTCGAAGAAGCCGATGACTCGGTGCGCGAGAAGACCCGCTATGAAATGCGCGAGCCATACCGCACACTCCTCGGACATTTCCGGCATGAGATCGGTCACTATTACTGGGACCGCTTGATCTCAGGCACGCAGTGGCAGGACAGATTCCGCGAACTCTTCGGCGACGAACGTGAGGACTACGCTGCCGCGCTGCGCCGCAACTACGAGAACGGTCCCCCGCCCGACTGGCGAGACCGGCACATCAGTGCCTACGCCTCCGTGCACCCCTGGGAGGACTGGGCCGAGTGCTTCGCACATTACCTGCATCTCGTGGACAGCCTCAACACCGCGCTGGGCTTCGGCATGAAAGGCGAAGACATCGAGGCCGATATCGAACCTTTCAAAATGGAGGATCTCTATGATCCAGAAGATGCGGACGCGAAACGCGTGCTCTCGCTGGTAAACTCCTGGATGGAATTGGTGACCGCGCTCAATGAACTCGCACGCAGCATGGGACAGCAGGATTTCTATCCTTTTATCATGTCACGCCCGGTACTGCGAAAACTGCACTTCATCCAACTGGTGGTGAAAGAAGAGCGCAATAAAGCGACAGCGTAA